The proteins below are encoded in one region of Leptotrichia sp. oral taxon 218:
- a CDS encoding SemiSWEET family transporter — MTEKNLKILGWIGTLLSVLMYVSYVPQIMGNLHGNKTFFLQPLAATINCTIWTSYGLLKEKKDYPLSAANLPGIIFGLLATITAF, encoded by the coding sequence ATGACTGAAAAAAATTTAAAAATTTTAGGATGGATTGGAACATTACTTTCAGTTTTGATGTATGTGTCTTATGTTCCACAAATAATGGGAAACTTACACGGAAATAAAACTTTTTTTCTACAGCCTTTAGCTGCAACAATTAACTGTACAATATGGACAAGCTACGGACTCTTAAAAGAAAAGAAAGATTATCCTTTGTCAGCAGCAAATCTACCAGGAATAATTTTTGGACTACTTGCAACAATTACAGCGTTTTAA